AGGGTGATGTCCATGGCCCGCCTGACACCCATGCAGAAACCCGCGGTTTTGGCCAGCTTGACCCTCATGATTCCCTCTTCCCCAGATATCTATACAACAAGATCCGACGGTCCTGCAATCCGCCCTTCCGACACATCCTCCTGTCCGGCAGTACACCCGACGCGACCCCACCTCCAGAAGAGACTGCCTTCCCCGCGCCTCATGGTTTTTTGGGGCGCTTTACACCTGTTTTTTGCCTCCGCGGCACTCTTGTGCTATTATTTGTTTCGCTGCGATGGGCCTTTCTTCTATAGCTGCTGACAGGAATTATGGGGTGGATGGAGACATAACTTGCACCATCTAAAAATCGATGATTTAAGTGCCGCATACGGTGATACACCCGTCCTCAGAGGAGTCTCTTTGGGAGTGGAAAGGGGTGAGGTCGTCACCCTCATTGGCGCCTCGGGCTCTGGCAAGAGCACGCTCCTGCGGGTGCTGGTGGGGTTGCTGCGACCGAGGTCCGGACAAGTCATTCTGAACGGCGTTCCCGTCGACTATGGAAACAAAAAGGCGGTAAGAGCCGTCCGGGACCAGATTGCAATCGTGTTTCAGCAGTTCAATCTCTTTCAAAATATGACCGCCCTTCGAAACGTCACTATCGCCCCCATCAAGATCAAGAAACGGGACCGCAGGGAGGTAGAAGAGGAAGCAAGGAGGCTGCTGGAAAAGGTAGGTTTGGGCGATAAAATGCACGTTTACCCTGATGAACTCTCCGGCGGGCAACAGCAGCGTGTTGCCATAGCTAGGGCACTTGCACTCAGGCCGGAGATCCTGCTCCTGGACGAGGTGACATCCGCTCTTGACCCTGAACTCGTAAGTGAGGTCCTCGACACGATCCGGCTCCTGGCGGCCGAGGGAATGACCATGCTCATCATCTCACATGAGATGGGATTCGTGCGAGAAGTAGCCTCCAAGGTCGCATTTCTGGACAATGGCCGTATCCTGGAGATTGGGTCCCCCCAGGAGATCTTCGATAGCCCACGCGAGCCTCGCACGCGTGAGTTCGTTGGTAGGATCCTGCGTCACTAAGTGTCGCCTCTGAAAAGAGTTCGAAGAGTACCCCCACGAGGCTCGCTCAATTTTCCTGATTTGCCCACATATTGAGCGCGTTCGGTTTTCTCTATACCAGTCTGATCAGGCCGTCATTGCCTGCTGACCATCCTCCGAGGTGTGGGGCTACACCCCAGGAATACGTCGGACTGTAAAGGAAGATCCATGGCGCATCATCCCGAATGATACGGTAGATTCGCCGGTAGACCTGTTGCCGTCTGACATTATCCGGAGTAGCTGCCGCCTCGTCAATCAAAGCGTCAACCTCTGGGTTGGTGTATCCCAGCCACCAGGGACCATGCGCGCCTGAATGGAATTTCTCGCGGAAAACGCGATAGCTACTTAAAGGACTGGAATCAAAACAGCATGCGTCATCTATCTCCTTTGCTCGAACCATATTCGCATAGCCTGGGCGGTCCGTGAACTCTCTTATCCCGGTGGAAATGCCGATCCGACCATACTGCTCCGCCATGTGTCGCGCCAGATCCGGTGCTTCGTCCGGAAGCCTCGTGGGAACATCGAGAACGAGTCTGAGCCCTTCGCCGTAACCGGCCTCGGCCAGGAGAGCCTCTGCCTTTCCCGGATCGTACGGGTATGGGGGTGTCTCCGGGTCACACCCAAAGTGCAAATAGGTCAGTGGTCCATTCAGAGGGCGAGCAGCTCCCTCCATGACTCCTTCAACAAGCTCCGGAACATCCAGGCCGTAGTTTAGGGCCTGCCGCACGCGTCTGTCCGTACAGGCGCCAGACTGGAGATTGCACATGAACGCGGTGCACACACTGCTCTCCGATGTGAAAACCGTTGCCTTACATTCGATCATTCGGGCGTCTTTGGGACCTATATCCGACACCAGGTCGGCCACGCCCACCAAAAGAGACTCAACTCTTGAACCTGAATCAGCCTCTGCCTGCCAATGGATCTCTTTTGCCGGAGGCAGCCCCCCCCAATACCTATCCCAGCGGCTCATCACAATGAGATTTTTGTCTGCTCCCACGAAGCGGTAAGGTCCGCTACCAACCGGTTTGCCCGGAAGCCCTGCCAGGGCACCTGCCGGGACGATGGGAAACTTGACAATCAAGTCCAGCAAATCGGCCGTGGGTCTGGCTGTGACGACACGCACGCTGCGCCTATCGAGTGTCTCGAAGACAGCCCCTTCCAGGTAGCTCCGATACACGCCGCCAGTACCCAGTTCGCCCTCCATGGAGGGGTCACGCACTCGCTCGAGGCTGGCCACGACATCCTCGGCTACCAGGATGGAGCCGTCATGGAAGTGAACAGGAGACCGCAGGAAAAAGGTCCATGTACATGCGTCGCTGTCGAGCATCCAGCTTTCAGCCAGTGCAGGGCAATAACCACCCCTCCCGTCCCGGGATACCAGGGACTCGTACATGGAAAATATGATGCTCAGGCTGTTCTTGTCATCACTGGATACGTGGGGATCTCCCAACCGGACCTGGGGTTGGAGTATGGTGAGCTTTTCTGTTGGTACCAACGCCAAAGTTGACCCTCCTTCTTCAGAAATGCGCCTATGCAAGCTGCCTGACTACCCCGCCTGCGTCAGCTCCCAGTTAATGAGCCCCGGCAAGTATATAGGAGTCAAAACAGAAGACGCCGGTTCAGTCTATGGGAGGTGCCAAAAGGCTCCTACCCCTCTCGGCGTCCTGGCAGATCGCCTAACCCACGTAAAACCCGTGAGTCAGAGAATCGCGCGGATCGGTCATGATGTAATTGATTCCTGTCACATAGGCACTCCCCTCAATTTCCGGAATCACGGCATCAAAGGTTCCGATCTTCGTCTCCTCTACAAGCCTGGATCGAAATAGACTCCCTGTTGTTCCGCTCTCGTGCACGTAGTCCTGGTTCAGCTTGAGCTGACCGCGCGCGTGGAGGATTGCCATCTTAGCACTGCTTCCTGTCCCACAGGGGGAACGATCATATCCCAAGGCTTCAGAGGTGACCAGATTCATGCTGTCTGCTTCAGGATTTTTCGGGGGCCCCACAAATACCATCTGAGGAATCTTACCCCCAGGGCCGAGGATCGGATGCTCCGGTGAAACCACGGCGTTCACTGTTTCCAGGATTCGATTGTTGGCTTCACTGAATCGATCCAGGTTCTTGACATCTATCTCCAATCCCAGTTTCTCTGCTTCGACGACCACATACCAGTTCCCGCCAAAGGCGATGTCGACTGTGAATCGGCCAAAGGGTGCTACATCGACTTCCAGGTCCCGCTTATAGACAAAAGCGGGTTGATTTCGGAAGGCCACGCTTTCGGCCTTACCGTTAGAGACCCGGATACGAACAACGATGAGGCCCGCCGGTGTTTCAACGACGACCCTCGTCTCAGGCTCCTCCGCGCGGACGATCCCGGCTTCGATGGCGCTCGCAACCGCCCCAATCAGGCCATGCCCACACATATCGAGATAGCCCAGGGCGCAAGCGATGACAACCCCGAAGTCTGCCTCATCCGTGGTTGGAGGGCAAAGGATGAAGGCGTGCATGGTCTTGTGGCCCCTCGGTTCAGCCGTCAACGTGGTTCGAAGGTGATCATAGTTCTCAGCGAAAAACCTGCTCTTTTCCGTAATAGTATCCCCCTTGATCTCCGGCATACCTCCCACCACCAGCCGCGTCGGCTCACCTCCTGTATGAGAGTCGATACAAACGATGCTCTCCCGAGATCGGAGAAGTTTTTCTGTCACTGCTGCTGCCCGTTTCTCAAATGCCTCGCTTTTGTCTGACATGGTGTAAGGCTCCTTTGGTGGAGGACGAAACTAAGCAAATCGTTTCCCGATCGCCTGCCGGTGATCAAGAAAATGCATGCCTGTTCAGGCTATGGTCATCACAGCGCTATGATTGTACTTCGTCAGACTCGGAAACCGATTCTTCTTCGGGTTCCAGCCCCAAGAGTCTCTCAGGATTGGTTTTTACCATGGTGCGGATGTCCTCGGGCCGAATACCCAGGTCCAACATACAGGCGATAAACTGGCGTAGTCCCTCAGCCGGCGTGGAGAGAGCGTAGCGGCCGAAGTCGGTCGACATGATGCAATGCTCCGGTCCCAAAGCCTCAATCTGATCGGCAACCTCCCTGATGCCACTCCCAGGTGTTTTGGCCATTCCTTCATCGATTGATGCATATTCCTTTTCCACATAGTAGTGAGTCAGGGGAATCATCTGCGGCGCCGTGTAGGCAGCAAAAGAGAGCTCTATAAACGCGCCTTTGCCGGCCATGTATTTGAGTTGCTCGGTTTTTGCGTTTTTGGTAACAGAACTCGATACGACCACTCGCTGGTAACCATACTTCTCCCTAAGCTCTACCAACCGTATCGCCTCTTCCACAGAGACGTGGCCGGTGTCCATATAGATCTGCGGATTAGCAGCAAGCAATTGCAGCATCTCATCCAACTCCGGCCCCGGATCTTCGTCAAGGGGTATACGGATACACCGATCCAGCTCTTCTCTCTTGAATTTGGGGTAAAGTTGGCTCAGGGCGACAAACTTCCCGTCCTTCATGCGCCCTTCCTTTGAAGCCTGATAATATGTTGAATGAGCGCCGAAATCAAGGTACTTCGCGCCATCCCCATAGTATATTGCGGTCTTAAAGGCACGGGGATTCATGCCGCCATAGACCGTATTCAGAATTAGACCACCGTAAACCTTGAAATTGGGAACATGGCGGTTGACCAACCAGGCTATGCCGTTACTCATTTCAAAAACATCTTTGAGGACTATGGCCCTCATACCAGCGTCCCTGGAGTCGATTGCAGTTTCAATCGGGTCGAGCCTTCGCGGGCTGCTTTTCAGATGGGGCCCTGGATGGACATGGATGTCTATTGCGCCCTTGAGCAAGTCTTTTGTCATTTCTAACGAACGACCTTCTGGTAGAGCTTTCACAGTGGTCCTCCTCTCAACTCGGCTAGCACTCAAACAAGTATATTACCTCTCGGGAAGCGACATTTCCAGGAGTATTCGGTGTGAAAACTCCTGGCCCTTCCTCGAAGACAGCCCATCTGTCCAGATGTTGCCCACTCAGGCCGACTATTTCGCCCGACTGATCAGCCTGTTGTACTTGGTGGCGTCTATATTGCGACCGGTTATTACAAGGACCACCTTCTGGCCATGCACATCGATTTTGCCACCCAAGACAGCAGCCAGACCAACCGATGCAGATCCTTCAACCATCAACTGCTCGTCCTCCTGGAATACCCGCATGGCCTGGATGATCTCATCCTCCTCCACCAATTTGACTCCCTCAACCAAATTGCAAGATACCTCCCACGTTAACGGCGTCAGTGTGCCTAGAAGTCCATCCGCGACTGAGGGCCGGATGTCAACCCGTTCGTGACAGCGGCCATCCTGAAAAGAAAGGTAGGCGCCTGGTGCGGCAGTAGGCTCCACGCCCACGATTCTCACCTGCTCAGCGGCGCATTTAACAGCCGTTGCGATACCGGAGATCAGCCCTCCGCCGCCAATCGGAACAAGAATCGTTTCCACACCGGGAAGGTCCTCCATGATCTCCAGCCCAATCGTCCCCTGCCCTGCGATAACCAGCCGATGACTGTGGGAATGAACATAGGTCGCGCCGCTCTCCTTTGCATACCGCAGGGCCTCATCCAGGGTTTCGAGGAAATCTGCGCCGTGCAGAACAGCCTCGGCACCAAAGGCCTTTAGCCTCTCCACCTTGTTTGGGTCAGCCCCTCTGGGCAAGAATATCCTCGTCGGCGGTCTCCCGAAAATGCTCGCCGCATAGGCGAGAGCAATACCGTGGTTGCCACTTGAACAGGTCACAAGACCCCGGGTCCTCTCGGTCTGAGTGAGAGCGGAAACCATGTTGATTGCTCCGCGGACCTTGAAGCATCCGCACACCTGCCAGCACTCCATCTTCAGGTAGACCTGGCAGCCCGTCCTGCGGCTCAGCCTGGATGAGAAGAGGATCGGCGTACGGAAGATCAGATTCTTCAGGCGGGCCCGTGCAAACCACACATCCCGAGGCATGAAGGAGGTGGTTGCTGAATCAGATGGGATCACTTGACACACCAAACAACTAGTCGATCATCACAGAAAATCGGCCAGAAGATCTTGGAAACAAAGACAAGCATGCCATTTCGTCCAATAATAAGATGATAATCTTGGAAATTCGGAATAACGATAAGTAACGTCTGAGGTTCTGATCCGGTTCATACAAAAGCAACCAGGCGTCCAGGGTTCTGGACAAGGACCGCCTCGATTTCAGAATCACTGAAACCCTTTCTCCTCATCATTGGGACGATATTAGCGAAAATATGCCCGTATCCGTGCCCGCCATAGCAAACAAGCCGCGTCTTGCTACAGATGTCCTGCGAAATCACCACC
This portion of the Deltaproteobacteria bacterium genome encodes:
- a CDS encoding amino acid ABC transporter ATP-binding protein encodes the protein MHHLKIDDLSAAYGDTPVLRGVSLGVERGEVVTLIGASGSGKSTLLRVLVGLLRPRSGQVILNGVPVDYGNKKAVRAVRDQIAIVFQQFNLFQNMTALRNVTIAPIKIKKRDRREVEEEARRLLEKVGLGDKMHVYPDELSGGQQQRVAIARALALRPEILLLDEVTSALDPELVSEVLDTIRLLAAEGMTMLIISHEMGFVREVASKVAFLDNGRILEIGSPQEIFDSPREPRTREFVGRILRH
- a CDS encoding ABC transporter substrate-binding protein: MALVPTEKLTILQPQVRLGDPHVSSDDKNSLSIIFSMYESLVSRDGRGGYCPALAESWMLDSDACTWTFFLRSPVHFHDGSILVAEDVVASLERVRDPSMEGELGTGGVYRSYLEGAVFETLDRRSVRVVTARPTADLLDLIVKFPIVPAGALAGLPGKPVGSGPYRFVGADKNLIVMSRWDRYWGGLPPAKEIHWQAEADSGSRVESLLVGVADLVSDIGPKDARMIECKATVFTSESSVCTAFMCNLQSGACTDRRVRQALNYGLDVPELVEGVMEGAARPLNGPLTYLHFGCDPETPPYPYDPGKAEALLAEAGYGEGLRLVLDVPTRLPDEAPDLARHMAEQYGRIGISTGIREFTDRPGYANMVRAKEIDDACCFDSSPLSSYRVFREKFHSGAHGPWWLGYTNPEVDALIDEAAATPDNVRRQQVYRRIYRIIRDDAPWIFLYSPTYSWGVAPHLGGWSAGNDGLIRLV
- a CDS encoding proline racemase family protein — protein: MSDKSEAFEKRAAAVTEKLLRSRESIVCIDSHTGGEPTRLVVGGMPEIKGDTITEKSRFFAENYDHLRTTLTAEPRGHKTMHAFILCPPTTDEADFGVVIACALGYLDMCGHGLIGAVASAIEAGIVRAEEPETRVVVETPAGLIVVRIRVSNGKAESVAFRNQPAFVYKRDLEVDVAPFGRFTVDIAFGGNWYVVVEAEKLGLEIDVKNLDRFSEANNRILETVNAVVSPEHPILGPGGKIPQMVFVGPPKNPEADSMNLVTSEALGYDRSPCGTGSSAKMAILHARGQLKLNQDYVHESGTTGSLFRSRLVEETKIGTFDAVIPEIEGSAYVTGINYIMTDPRDSLTHGFYVG
- a CDS encoding threonine/serine dehydratase — its product is MPRDVWFARARLKNLIFRTPILFSSRLSRRTGCQVYLKMECWQVCGCFKVRGAINMVSALTQTERTRGLVTCSSGNHGIALAYAASIFGRPPTRIFLPRGADPNKVERLKAFGAEAVLHGADFLETLDEALRYAKESGATYVHSHSHRLVIAGQGTIGLEIMEDLPGVETILVPIGGGGLISGIATAVKCAAEQVRIVGVEPTAAPGAYLSFQDGRCHERVDIRPSVADGLLGTLTPLTWEVSCNLVEGVKLVEEDEIIQAMRVFQEDEQLMVEGSASVGLAAVLGGKIDVHGQKVVLVITGRNIDATKYNRLISRAK